Proteins encoded together in one Gammaproteobacteria bacterium window:
- a CDS encoding hypothetical protein (Evidence 5 : Unknown function) gives MQHRVDTTTAWVNRLQQLAPISAILTRQKRIKGFQTGDMVKAIVEKWKKVGIYIGRVAVRAMDNFNIQTANEVIQGIGYQYCKFIQKSDGYGYENRLISSSP, from the coding sequence TTGCAACATCGCGTCGATACAACGACGGCTTGGGTTAATCGTTTACAACAACTGGCACCAATTAGCGCCATTCTAACTCGACAAAAACGGATTAAAGGTTTTCAAACCGGCGATATGGTTAAAGCAATTGTCGAGAAATGGAAGAAAGTCGGTATTTATATTGGCCGTGTGGCGGTACGTGCAATGGATAATTTTAACATTCAGACCGCTAATGAAGTAATACAAGGTATTGGTTATCAGTATTGTAAATTTATTCAAAAAAGTGATGGTTATGGCTACGAAAACCGTCTCATTTCCTCCTCGCCCTAA
- a CDS encoding conserved hypothetical protein (Evidence 4 : Unknown function but conserved in other organisms) — MNFHFDPNQVTEIAALINSPNINRKRYPEGVVIAMANETEALQHANPEKNLHPAVVIGPARSSEGVRLYYLVKWLRTDLS; from the coding sequence ATGAACTTTCATTTCGATCCCAATCAGGTTACAGAAATTGCGGCACTGATTAACAGTCCAAACATCAATCGTAAACGTTACCCGGAAGGCGTAGTCATTGCCATGGCTAATGAAACAGAAGCATTGCAGCATGCCAATCCAGAAAAAAATTTGCATCCTGCCGTTGTCATCGGTCCAGCGCGTTCATCGGAAGGCGTGCGGCTCTATTATTTAGTTAAATGGCTGAGGACGGACCTTTCCTAG